The following are from one region of the Actinomycetota bacterium genome:
- a CDS encoding metallophosphoesterase, protein AEPSVTESPKPPAVLVGAGDIASCGSSGDEATAALLDQIDGTVATFGDNVYDRGTATEFARCYDPSWGRHRDRTRPAPGNHDYGTGSATAYFAYFGAAAGPRGAGYYSYDLGPHWHAVVLNSNCGEVGGCGPGSAQGRWLRDDLAANADRHVLAYWHHPRFSSGPHGDSDATAAFWTVLYEHGAEIVLAGHDHLYERYAPLDPRGRVDTSHGIRQFVVGTGGRSLYRLREPRRAGSEAASDDTYGVIVLTLRRDGYDWEFVPVAGGTFRDAGQGSVHGPPGG, encoded by the coding sequence CCGCCGAACCGTCCGTCACCGAGTCCCCGAAGCCCCCGGCGGTCCTGGTCGGCGCCGGCGACATCGCCTCGTGTGGGAGCTCCGGCGACGAGGCGACCGCGGCGCTCCTCGACCAGATCGACGGCACCGTCGCCACGTTCGGTGACAACGTCTACGACCGGGGGACCGCCACCGAGTTCGCCCGCTGCTACGACCCATCGTGGGGTCGCCACCGCGACCGCACCCGCCCCGCGCCCGGCAACCACGACTACGGCACCGGGTCCGCCACCGCGTACTTCGCGTACTTCGGTGCCGCCGCCGGCCCGCGGGGCGCCGGGTACTACAGCTACGACCTCGGCCCCCACTGGCACGCGGTCGTCCTCAACAGCAACTGCGGGGAGGTGGGTGGTTGCGGACCCGGATCCGCGCAGGGACGCTGGCTACGCGACGACCTCGCCGCCAACGCCGACCGTCACGTCCTGGCCTACTGGCACCATCCACGCTTCAGCTCGGGGCCCCACGGTGACAGCGACGCGACCGCTGCGTTCTGGACCGTGCTGTACGAGCACGGCGCCGAGATCGTCCTGGCGGGCCACGACCACCTGTACGAGCGCTACGCCCCGCTGGACCCCCGCGGACGGGTGGACACCAGCCACGGGATCCGCCAGTTCGTGGTCGGGACCGGCGGGCGGAGCCTGTACCGCCTCCGTGAGCCGCGGCGGGCGGGGTCCGAGGCTGCCAGCGACGACACGTACGGGGTGATCGTCCTGACGCTGCGGCGCGACGGCTACGACTGGGAGTTCGTCCCCGTCGCCGGCGGGACCTTCCGCGACGCCGGGCAGGGCTCGGTGCACGGACCACCCGGCGGCTAG
- a CDS encoding cell wall-binding repeat-containing protein → MTPSCGHRRGSTRGGCIVRRHLTVLLTAVATLAFAFAVPAAAVHGREPTDRIAGEDRIDTAAAIAQRTFTGGATSAVLASANDFPDALAGSSLAGGIGAPVVLSWRDHLPQRTGQVLRDLGVQRVTILGGSDAIGAAVETQLREGGYRTERVAGQTRYETAADIARQLADRHGVGTIHDQRTVFVAYGGDFPDALTVGPGAYANRNPILLSTTDDLHPAAAAALRDVGAQLAVLVGGEAVLSEQVAARIRELGIDTDRLGGRDRTDTAQLIATYLEQHLGFTAERILLSRGDTFPDALAAAPHGGILGAPILLTRGPDSVSYDLLQWIVDRADTIQEVRALGGPAALTDRVLLRLAEVAFPPIQTLRYTVGVRDQHGPVHADPGFFAEHADWTLVDQRGWALDNDFRYTRVPQGEPATFHLWLASPQDVAAASPGCSADWSCRVGDDVYINDDRWRNATATYDERSLDDYRHYVVLHEVGHWLNLDHFECAAHQDPGEPAPVMDQQSIDTGACTTNVWPLPFERDRARDNIATGGPGATDVPVHPE, encoded by the coding sequence GTGACGCCGTCCTGCGGCCACCGTCGGGGATCCACCCGGGGAGGTTGCATCGTCCGACGTCACCTGACCGTCCTGCTCACCGCCGTCGCCACGCTCGCCTTCGCCTTCGCCGTCCCGGCAGCAGCCGTTCACGGCCGCGAGCCCACCGACCGGATCGCCGGCGAGGACCGCATCGACACCGCAGCCGCCATCGCACAGCGGACCTTCACCGGCGGCGCGACCAGTGCGGTGCTGGCCTCCGCCAACGACTTCCCCGATGCGTTGGCCGGGTCGTCGCTGGCGGGGGGGATCGGGGCGCCCGTCGTGCTCAGCTGGCGCGACCATCTGCCACAACGCACCGGGCAGGTGCTCCGTGACCTCGGGGTGCAACGGGTCACCATCCTCGGCGGGAGCGACGCGATCGGCGCTGCGGTCGAGACGCAGCTGCGGGAGGGCGGCTACCGGACAGAGCGCGTCGCCGGCCAGACGCGGTACGAGACCGCAGCCGACATCGCGCGCCAGCTCGCCGACCGCCACGGCGTGGGAACGATCCACGACCAGCGGACGGTGTTCGTCGCCTACGGCGGCGACTTCCCCGATGCCCTGACGGTCGGTCCCGGCGCGTACGCCAACCGCAACCCGATCCTGCTGTCGACCACCGACGACCTGCACCCGGCGGCCGCCGCCGCGCTGCGGGACGTGGGCGCCCAGCTGGCTGTCCTCGTCGGCGGCGAGGCGGTCCTGTCCGAGCAGGTCGCTGCGCGCATCCGCGAACTGGGCATCGACACCGACCGGCTCGGTGGACGCGATCGCACCGACACCGCCCAGCTGATCGCGACCTACCTCGAGCAGCACCTGGGCTTCACCGCCGAGCGGATCCTGCTCAGCCGTGGCGACACGTTCCCGGACGCGCTGGCCGCCGCCCCCCACGGCGGCATCCTCGGCGCGCCGATCCTGCTGACCCGCGGGCCCGACAGCGTGAGCTACGACCTGCTGCAGTGGATCGTGGACCGGGCCGACACGATCCAGGAGGTGCGTGCCCTGGGCGGCCCCGCCGCCCTCACCGACCGGGTCCTGCTCCGCCTGGCGGAGGTCGCCTTCCCGCCGATCCAGACGTTGCGGTACACCGTCGGCGTCAGGGACCAGCACGGTCCCGTGCACGCCGATCCGGGGTTCTTCGCCGAGCACGCGGACTGGACCCTGGTCGACCAGCGCGGCTGGGCACTCGACAACGACTTCCGCTACACGCGCGTCCCGCAGGGGGAACCCGCCACCTTCCACCTGTGGCTGGCATCCCCACAGGACGTCGCCGCGGCCAGTCCCGGTTGCAGCGCCGACTGGAGCTGCCGGGTCGGCGACGACGTCTACATCAACGACGACCGCTGGCGCAACGCCACCGCGACCTACGACGAGCGCAGCCTCGACGACTACCGCCACTACGTCGTCCTGCATGAGGTCGGTCACTGGCTGAACCTCGACCACTTCGAGTGCGCCGCGCACCAGGACCCCGGCGAGCCCGCCCCGGTGATGGACCAGCAGTCGATCGACACGGGAGCGTGCACCACCAACGTGTGGCCGCTGCCGTTCGAACGCGACCGCGCACGCGACAACATCGCAACGGGCGGGCCCGGAGCCACCGACGTCCCGGTCCACCCCGAGTGA
- a CDS encoding sigma 54-interacting transcriptional regulator: MDAGSTLGELRVAGYPDRTVKEELRANLIARLRSGDPLLPDVVGFGATVVPDLERGILAGHDLILLGERGQAKTRIVRRLADLLDETAPVVAGCEVNCHPYHPICARCRDLAAAHGDDLPVEWVTRDRRFSEKLATPDTSVGDLIGDVDPIRVAEGRYLGDERTIHYGLLPRTNRGIFALNELPDLPERIQVALLNVLEERDVQIRGYKIRLPLDLILVATANPDDYTNRGRIISPLKDRFGTQVRTHYPQTVDDEIAIARQEAAPPPPDADVRVPRFMEEVLAELTRQLRGSSQVNHRSGVSVRYTIGARETLVAGAVRRALRTGEPQAVPRVVDLWAVVPAALGRIEFDTLEEGREEQIVARLLRQAVLIVWRRHLGHHDLRPLLARFDHGVSVETHDAMAGAELLGQFGDEIPGLARLMERLDVPAESPAAAASVVEFALEGLHLSKRLNKDEAAPGVDRFRSV; the protein is encoded by the coding sequence ATGGACGCTGGCAGCACCCTCGGCGAACTCCGTGTCGCTGGCTACCCCGACCGCACGGTCAAAGAGGAGCTCCGCGCCAACCTGATCGCGCGGCTGCGGTCCGGTGATCCACTGTTGCCGGACGTGGTCGGGTTCGGCGCCACGGTGGTTCCCGACCTCGAACGTGGGATCCTCGCCGGCCACGACCTGATCCTGCTCGGCGAGCGCGGACAGGCCAAGACCCGCATCGTGCGGCGGCTCGCGGACCTGCTGGACGAGACCGCCCCGGTCGTCGCCGGCTGCGAGGTCAACTGCCACCCCTACCACCCGATCTGCGCCCGCTGCCGTGACCTGGCCGCCGCACACGGCGACGACCTCCCGGTCGAGTGGGTCACGCGTGACCGGCGCTTCAGCGAGAAGCTGGCCACGCCCGACACGTCGGTCGGCGACCTGATCGGTGACGTCGACCCGATCCGGGTCGCCGAGGGCCGCTACCTCGGCGACGAACGCACCATCCACTACGGCCTGCTTCCGCGGACCAACCGCGGCATCTTCGCGCTCAACGAGCTCCCGGACCTGCCCGAGCGAATCCAGGTCGCGCTCCTCAACGTCCTCGAGGAACGCGACGTGCAGATCCGCGGGTACAAGATCCGCCTGCCGCTGGACCTCATCCTGGTCGCCACCGCCAACCCCGACGACTACACCAACCGCGGCCGCATCATCTCTCCGCTCAAGGACCGCTTCGGAACCCAGGTGCGCACGCACTACCCGCAGACCGTCGACGACGAGATCGCGATCGCTCGCCAGGAGGCCGCCCCGCCACCGCCCGACGCCGACGTGCGGGTCCCGCGCTTCATGGAGGAGGTCCTGGCGGAGCTGACCCGGCAGCTGCGCGGCAGCAGCCAGGTCAACCACCGGTCGGGGGTCTCGGTGCGGTACACGATCGGGGCGCGCGAGACGCTCGTGGCCGGGGCGGTGCGCCGGGCCCTGCGCACAGGCGAGCCGCAGGCTGTCCCCCGGGTCGTGGACCTGTGGGCGGTGGTCCCCGCCGCGCTCGGCCGTATCGAGTTCGACACCCTCGAGGAGGGCCGTGAGGAGCAGATCGTGGCACGGCTGCTGCGCCAGGCGGTCCTGATCGTGTGGCGCCGCCACCTCGGCCACCACGACCTGCGCCCGCTGCTGGCCCGCTTCGACCACGGCGTCTCGGTCGAGACACACGACGCGATGGCCGGGGCGGAGCTGCTCGGTCAGTTCGGCGACGAGATACCGGGGCTGGCGCGGCTGATGGAGCGTCTGGACGTCCCCGCCGAGAGCCCCGCGGCAGCGGCGAGCGTGGTCGAGTTCGCGCTCGAGGGGCTGCACCTGTCCAAGCGGCTGAACAAGGACGAGGCCGCGCCCGGCGTCGACCGCTTCCGCAGCGTCTGA
- the ftsH gene encoding ATP-dependent zinc metalloprotease FtsH, producing MSSHRSSHLPGERTGGERVDRRDRDAGPSVPSMPPWLQWVLIAAAIVGFGVLSVASTEPGTEELDYSAFLDHVQQGQVEQVTIMPEGQVRGELDDGTQFTTVIPTALPNEQLEQTLREHEVTIDAEAPSRGFWEIVIAMAPFLLLVLLFIWIGRRARGQLSQLRGIGESPAEIITTERPDTVFDDVAGYEGVKEEVREIIDYLTEPERFHRAGARGPGGILMVGPPGTGKTLMARAVAGEADVPFISVEGSSFVQMLVGVGASRVRDLFEKARKLSPSIIFIDELDSVGRKRGGAATIGANNEQEQTLNQLLAEMDGFEPSEQVVVMAATNRPQLLDQALLRPGRFDRQLQVPLPRRDDRRAILEVHTRGKPVADDLDLDRVARATPGFSGAELENLVNEAAITAVRDERETITQDDFDQARTRVMLGRREESSALTDDEKRRVAVHESGHAIVAALSERADPVAKVTILPTGRALGATEQLPVDERRLHIESYLLDTLAVRVGGRAAELLVLGEASTGSANDLRNATEVAARMVRDFGLSDKLGPVGYAQDAGIGLGDDDGDRQPFQQRPFAEATQRMIDEEVARLMREAEKHAIDSLENHRDALETLIDRLLAEETVDGEVVYELVGIDAPPL from the coding sequence GTGAGTTCCCACCGCTCCTCCCACCTGCCTGGAGAACGCACGGGCGGGGAACGCGTCGACCGCCGTGACCGCGATGCCGGTCCCTCGGTGCCGTCGATGCCCCCGTGGCTGCAGTGGGTGCTGATCGCCGCCGCGATCGTCGGTTTCGGTGTGCTCAGCGTCGCCTCCACGGAGCCCGGAACCGAAGAGTTGGACTACTCCGCGTTCCTGGACCACGTCCAGCAGGGCCAGGTCGAACAGGTCACGATCATGCCCGAGGGGCAGGTCCGCGGGGAGCTCGACGACGGCACGCAGTTCACCACCGTGATCCCGACCGCCCTGCCCAACGAGCAGCTCGAGCAGACGCTACGCGAGCACGAGGTCACGATCGACGCGGAAGCGCCGTCACGAGGGTTCTGGGAGATCGTCATCGCGATGGCCCCCTTCCTGCTGCTGGTCCTGCTGTTCATCTGGATCGGCCGCCGCGCCCGGGGCCAGCTGTCGCAGCTGCGCGGCATCGGCGAATCGCCGGCCGAGATCATCACGACCGAACGTCCCGACACGGTCTTCGACGACGTCGCCGGGTACGAGGGCGTCAAGGAGGAGGTCCGTGAGATCATCGACTACCTCACGGAACCCGAACGCTTCCACCGCGCCGGCGCGCGGGGACCCGGCGGCATCCTGATGGTCGGCCCCCCCGGGACCGGCAAGACGCTGATGGCGCGGGCGGTCGCCGGCGAGGCTGACGTGCCGTTCATCTCGGTGGAGGGCTCCAGCTTCGTGCAGATGCTGGTCGGTGTCGGTGCCTCGCGGGTACGTGACCTGTTCGAGAAGGCGCGGAAGCTGTCCCCGTCGATCATCTTCATCGATGAGCTGGACTCGGTCGGTCGGAAGCGCGGCGGCGCGGCGACGATCGGGGCCAACAACGAGCAGGAGCAGACCCTCAACCAGCTCCTGGCCGAGATGGACGGCTTCGAGCCGAGCGAGCAGGTCGTGGTCATGGCCGCGACGAACCGCCCGCAGCTCCTCGACCAGGCGCTGCTCCGCCCGGGCCGGTTCGACCGGCAGCTGCAGGTCCCGCTCCCACGCCGCGATGACCGCCGTGCCATCCTCGAGGTCCACACCCGCGGCAAACCCGTCGCCGACGACCTCGACCTCGACCGGGTCGCGCGCGCGACCCCGGGGTTCAGCGGCGCGGAACTCGAGAACCTCGTCAACGAGGCAGCCATCACCGCCGTCCGTGACGAACGCGAGACCATCACCCAGGACGACTTCGACCAGGCCCGCACCCGCGTGATGCTCGGTCGCCGCGAGGAGTCCAGCGCCCTGACCGATGACGAGAAGCGCCGCGTCGCGGTGCACGAGTCGGGCCACGCGATCGTGGCGGCGTTGAGCGAACGCGCCGACCCGGTCGCCAAGGTCACGATCCTACCGACCGGCCGGGCACTGGGCGCAACCGAACAGCTGCCCGTCGACGAACGCCGCCTGCACATCGAGAGCTACCTGTTGGACACGTTGGCGGTCCGGGTCGGGGGACGCGCCGCCGAGCTGCTGGTCCTCGGCGAGGCGTCGACCGGTTCGGCGAACGACCTGCGCAACGCGACCGAGGTCGCCGCCCGCATGGTCCGCGACTTCGGCCTGTCGGACAAGCTCGGGCCGGTCGGGTACGCGCAGGACGCCGGGATCGGGCTCGGCGACGACGACGGCGACCGCCAGCCGTTCCAGCAGCGCCCGTTCGCCGAGGCGACCCAACGCATGATCGACGAGGAGGTGGCCCGCCTGATGCGCGAGGCCGAGAAGCACGCGATCGACTCGCTCGAGAACCACCGCGACGCCTTGGAGACGCTGATCGACCGGCTCCTGGCCGAGGAGACCGTCGACGGCGAGGTCGTGTACGAGCTGGTCGGGATCGACGCGCCCCCGTTGTGA